A region from the Bactrocera dorsalis isolate Fly_Bdor chromosome 1, ASM2337382v1, whole genome shotgun sequence genome encodes:
- the LOC105227795 gene encoding zinc finger protein chinmo: MDPQQQFCLKWNSYSSNLAITFSNLFKSDVLADVTLSCDGRVFKAHKLILAACSKKFAELFESTPTNGQCVVILEATSSDNMAALLEFMYKGEVHVSQEALNSFLKSAENLQVKGLSTETGRLAAQQAQQHIDASPLDSPTGRRSMRNSLSGAGGLGSAVGGNPLSSIGGGIPSGAIIGGNMAAAMAANAERISNSGNGSGASGNGCSAGSIISGGAHCNATASGAGAACGGGASASAGGPGGMGSGAGVAHHLSSSSGNLKQECDSLMQSSTAAALAAGIPPYVPPIYRPMSFEPPRKRVLRSPYAEHEVRGSVLRDGSKNSSSECASPISKPPYHRPSSSASSNAPTEADTMQSERTSPSRYENHSPGATAGNGNMPSNLSGSLERTVKTERNNGSTHEANDDDQSEHDESIDNGAEDLRVKLENSNYSPPPPQPPTSNASSTTPSALLDNLKNVEAGLPSNLATSIAPEDMLNVWNATKLNNKNSGMVNTADGKKLKCLYCDRLYGYETNLRAHIRQRHQGIRVHCPFCSRTFTRNNTVRRHIAREHKQEIGLNVGSSGIVPASVVAAAAAATANHSQ, from the exons GTCGAGTATTCAAGGCACATAAATTAATATTGGCCGCCTGTTCGAAGAAATTCGCCGAACTGTTCGAAAGCACACCCACAAATGGACAATGCGTTGTCATATTGGAGGCTACGTCCTCCGATAATATGGCCGCACTGCTCGAATTTATGTACAAAGGTGAAGTTCATGTGTCGCAAGAGGCTCTAAATAGTTTCCTGAAATCTGCGGAGAATCTGCAg GTGAAAGGACTCTCCACAGAAACCGGCCGCTTGGCCGCCCAGCAAGCTCAACAACACATCGATGCATCGCCACTCGACTCGCCCACCGGCCGACGCAGCATGCGCAATAGCCTGAGCGGTGCCGGCGGTCTCGGCAGTGCCGTAGGTGGTAATCCGCTCAGCAGTATAGGCGGTGGTATACCCAGTGGTGCCATTATCGGTGGCAATATGGCCGCTGCAATGGCTGCAAATGCGGAACGCATTAGCAACAGTGGTAATGGCAGCGGTGCCAGCGGTAACGGTTGTTCCGCTGGTAGCATTATCAGCGGTGGTGCACATTGTAATGCTACAGCCAGCGGTGCAGGTGCTGCTTGTGGTGGTGGTGCTAGTGCGAGCGCTGGCGGTCCAGGTGGTATGGGTAGCGGCGCAGGCGTTGCACACCATCTGAGCAGTTCGAGTGGTAATCTGAAACAGGAGTGCGATTCACTGATGCAAAGTAGTACCGCTGCAGCGCTGGCCGCCGGTATACCACCTTACGTACCGCCCATATATCGTCCAATGTCATTTGAACCGCCACGCAAACGTGTCCTCCGCAGTCCATATGCCGAGCACGAGGTGCGCGGTAGTGTGCTACGAGACGGCTCGAAGAATTCATCTTCGGAGTGTGCGAGCCCAATCAGCAAACCGCCCTATCATCGGCCGTCGTCGAGTGCTTCGTCGAATGCACCAACCGAGGCGGACACAATGCAATCGGAGCGCACATCACCGAG CCGTTATGAGAATCACAGTCCGGGCGCCACAGCTGGTAATGGCAATATGCCGAGCAATTTGTCCGGCAGTCTAGAACGAACAGTGAAAACGGAACGAAACAATGGCAGCACACACGAGGCTAACGATGACGATCAAAGCGAGCACGACGAATCGATTGAT AATGGAGCCGAAGATCTGCGAGTGAAATTGGAGAATTCCAACTATTCGCCGCCACCGCCACAGCCACCTACCTCGAACGCATCGTCCACAACACCATCCGCCCTTTTGGACAATCTAAAGAATGTCGAAGCCGGTTTGCCGAGCAATTTGGCAACCTCCATAGCGCCAGAGGATATGTTGAATGTTTGGAATGCGACGAAattgaataacaaaaacagtGGCATGGTCAATACAGCGGACG GTAAGAAGCTGAAGTGCCTGTATTGTGATCGCCTCTATGGCTATGAAACAAATCTACGCGCACACATCCGCCAACGTCATCAAGGCATCCGCGTCCATTGTCCTTTCTGTTCGCGCACCTTCACCCGCAACAACACCGTGCGCCGACACATTGCACGCGAACACAAACAGGAGATCGGCTTGAACGTAGGCAGCAGCGGCATTGTGCCCGCTTCCGTCGTCGCTGCGGCTGCGGCGGCGACCGCGAATCACTCGCAATAG